AGATTCGTAGAcccttttttaattacaataaaACTATTTTTGCATATCTCTAATATCAatgtatttgttgttgtgtttctATGCTTTGGTATATTGCACACATTTTTtctttgtcattaattttattgtttttactcctcttagatcataaattaaaattgtataaaatcgtTTGccgaaattaaatttttttattcattatagagtagtaaattcttcatttagtATGAGACAAAATAAgtacatttatatttttgtaaatcTTCATGTTGCtttgaattcttattttctatgttttcattatattttgtaCTATTCATTATTTGAATCTTCTATGTCTATATTTTGTACTATTCATTATTTGAATCTTCTATGTCTCGcgcatagcacgggtgttaatactagttatGAAAGTTTTAAGCCCAAATTCTCCTTACTTAAGGCTGCGATTTTCGACTTGCTGGAGattgaaattaataaaaataaaactaaatatgtcaatatttatttaatatatttataaatccAGCTTACTTAAATTTGTGGTTACGCGTCCACGGTTCATAATCCAACTATAACTATTTTATATATGATCTTTCAAAATTGTTATCTATGGAAAAGAATAAGTCTAGGATAGTATCAAATCTATTCTAGAATAATACTATTAGATTTAGATTTCCTAATTCATCTCGATCTGTTTTGTCTTTCCAGAAATCCCTATATTTTCTACTTTATATTTTTCTCATTAGTCCCCTTCTTCGTTGTTGTGAGTTCTGatattctagagagagaaaatgaatTGCTTCGTTTGCGAACCGGATCCTAATAGTAATAGTTATTTGAATCGAAAAACAATCTGCTTACGCTGCTACGAAGGGGCGCAAAGCATAATCTTGTTCATCAACAAAACTGAAAATGATAAATCCATCAATTTTTCTCTACCAGATTCGTATAAGGTACCATTTCGTTTTTCCTTTGTTTTAGACAAAATTAGAAACGActcattttgattttgaaagtaAGAATTCATATGTATGTTATAGGGATTTGAAAAGGCCTTGAAATGGATGGCGGAGATGATGTTGgaaaatgagaagaaaaaatattcaATCGGCTTTGCTACCGCTTTGAGGGATCAAATCCACACTGATATTCATGTCATGCCCGGTGACAACGAGCCCCCGATACCCGCTCATAGAGTAATATTGGTACGTACAAATAAATTCACGGTTCCGATCTTGAACTGATAACTCGACCGGGTTGTGTTTTGGCTGATTTTTCAACGAATTCGTCGCTTTTTCTAGTTTTGCTGATAAATTGGTATGTTAGTTTTGGTTCACTGTCTTGGTATGAAATAATCCAACATATTTGGCCCGACAAATAAATCCACGGTTCCAATTTTGAACCGGTGAAATTGAATCGGACCGTTAGAACTAGTATGCCAGTTTTTTATTCAACAATATCTAATGgcaaaaaaatatagaaacaaAATTAGTtgagttgaaaaaaaaatctccatttagtaaaaaaaatgtcaCTATGataaattaacttttttttgttttatgctCCCACTTGTGTCAATTTTAGTTGAGACATTCATAATATTATGAATTTGcgtcctctaattttagttgatCATTAAAAATAAGGAAACCAAGCATCACAATGCAACACTAGGGCATTACATCCGACTAAATGTTACACTATATACTTCCACAGGCAACGAGATCAACAATATTTCGAAACATGCTGGAGTCAGACGAATGCAAAGCTCCGGCAAATAAAACGATAACGCTACCGGAGCTGTCTTACGAGGAACTAGACGCCCTACTCGAGTTCTTGTACAGTGGAAGCCTTCCAAAAGAGAAGATGGAGAAACACGTTTGCTCGTTGGCGATCGCTGCAGACAAATACGAGATCCCTTTCCTGCAGAAGTTTTGCGAAAATGAGATGCTTGGATCACTGAACTCATCCAACGCTCTTGACACCTTGAAAATATCTGACACTTGCTCCAACCAAAACCTTAAAGACACAGCCATAAGCTTCATTGTAAGAAACATGAAAGATGTAGTTTTCTCCCCCCGCTTTGAGGACTTCGTGCTCAAGAATCCTCATTTAAGTGTACTAATCACAAGGGCAACCGTCACAAATGATAAAAATTGAGATCTTCGTGGTTCTTATTGGGTGGAGATGGTAGGCCGGTCGGTCCGTGaattttccttctttttcttttgcagtTGAAGGGGGATAGTGGTCAACAAATCCTTAGTATTTTTAGAAGTGCGTAATATCCACGGGAACGCCCATGAATTTTATTATCAACTTGATGAATTAATTTCGAGATACAAGGCttttatattactccctcttTCAGCCgtgttttactatttttaataatgaatTTCACATTTCATTATCTCACTTCACTCATGTTttattttcactatttttttaaattcactTTCGtttacatttctcaaaacacaGACCGAGATGGACGAGGGAGTACAACAGATTGACTTTTATTAGAAGTTGTTCACCATGTCCATTCGTAATAATTGTGAGAATAGAGTATGCAAAATAAGCTTGGCCCGATGGGCTGACCCCATTAGCCCGCTACAATTAGTGGGTTAGGGCTGaacattcaaaatataaattaaaattgtataaaatcgtttgccgaaattaaaattttttattcattatggagtagtaaattcttcattcatcatccattcttttcatcccaaaatcatctataaatacccacattcatcatccattcttTTCATCAAATTATCACTAATTCATActtaaaatttgttttattaggattttaattatgcaatttttattttttttagtaatttgtaatagtatttcgggtatttttaatgcattttaatattgtggaaatatttttagtatttgaagtatttaaattgaataatagaatggtgggataGGGCTGTAAAATCATG
This genomic interval from Salvia splendens isolate huo1 chromosome 13, SspV2, whole genome shotgun sequence contains the following:
- the LOC121760882 gene encoding BTB/POZ domain-containing protein At1g01640-like is translated as MNCFVCEPDPNSNSYLNRKTICLRCYEGAQSIILFINKTENDKSINFSLPDSYKGFEKALKWMAEMMLENEKKKYSIGFATALRDQIHTDIHVMPGDNEPPIPAHRVILATRSTIFRNMLESDECKAPANKTITLPELSYEELDALLEFLYSGSLPKEKMEKHVCSLAIAADKYEIPFLQKFCENEMLGSLNSSNALDTLKISDTCSNQNLKDTAISFIVRNMKDVVFSPRFEDFVLKNPHLSVLITRATVTNDKN